A segment of the Campylobacter showae CSUNSWCD genome:
GCAAACGGCAAACTCGAAGCCGAGGGCGAATTTGAGCGCGGCAGGCTCGTGCGTGCCAAAAAATACGACGAAGCGGGCAAGCTAATCAGCGACAAATCCGATAAAAACGGACTTCCGCGGGAGTGAGTTTGAATAAAATTTAAATTTTAGCGGAGCCAAATTTGATCCGTGCAGCTTAAATTTAGCGCTTTGACGGGGGTTTGGCTTTACGCGACGTTTGGCATTTTCTTGTTTTAAGCACATACGAGGCGTCAAATTTGACTCAAAACCTGCTACACTAGTCTAAAATTTTAATAAAAATAAAAGTTACATAAAATAATACTATTCAAAAAAAATTAAAAAATAATTTTTATTTTAGCTTAATATATCAATATTTGTAGTAAAATTTGCTCTAGATTTAATACACAAAAACACTAAAAAGGAGCAAAATATGGCTGCTGCGGGTATTATTATCGGCACGGTAGTGCTGTTTATCGTGGGTTGGGCGATAGTGCGGGGCAAGTACGCGCCGCTCGTGCTTTTTCTTTCGGGCGTTTTTATGTTGATCTGTTCGGTCGCGCTGGGTACGGGAAGCTTCATGCCCAAACAGGCCGTAGCGACGGGCAATGCATACCTGAACATCATCGAGTTTATCCGATATATGTTTTCAAACAGATTTGCAAATTTAGGCCTTATCATAATGTTTATGGTGGGCTTTGCGAGCTACATGACGCATATCGGCGCGAACCACGCTTTCGTCTCTATCGCCACGAAACGCTTTGCTAGGATCAAAAATCCATACGTCATGGTCTTTGTCGCATTTGCGGTGGCTAAGCTCATCAGCATGGTTATCACTAGCGCGGTAGGGCTTGGCGTGCTATGCCTTGCGCTTTTAGGACCCGTACTCATCTCGCTTGGGCTAAACAAGCTCACCGTAGGCTCGATCTGCGCGATGTCGGGAGCCGCCTCGATGGTGCTTATCGGCGCATCGACCGCCGCTGCGGCAAAGGCTACACAACTTAGTATCCTTGACTACGTTTTCGTCTATAAAATTCCGGCCGCGCTTCCGACCTCGATCGTGATGGGTATCGCGCTCGTTTTTTGGAACAGATACCTCGATAAAAAAGAGGGCTGGGTATGCAGCGAGCATGTGGGCGAAGTGATGGAATTTGACGGCGCCGTGCAAAATCCGCAGACCGCCGCGCCTAAAATTTACGCGATACTGCCGTTTTTACCGATGATTTTAGTGGTAGTATTTTCGCAGTACTGCATCGCCTCTATCAAGCTTGACATCTCGGCGATCATCATCCTGTCAGTCGTCATTGCGATGCTTTTTGAGGCGGTCAGGCATAGGTCTAAATTTGACCCGATCGCCGAAGGGGTCAAGGTATTTTTCCAAGCGATGGGCAAGAGCTTAAGCGGCGTCGTTATCCTTATCATCGCAGCGGGCATATTTGCGGAAGGCTTTAAGGCGCTAGGCATGCTTGATAGCATCGTAAAGCTCGCAAATTCGCTTGGCTTTGGCGGCTTTGGCATGTCGGTGCTTTTTGTCGTTATCACGACGCTAGTTACGATCATCTCGGGCTCAAACGGAGCGAGCTTCTATCCTCTCATCGAGATGGTGCCGCATATCGCCGCTAAGCTAAACGTGAGCTCGGTTATGCTCGTGCTACCGATGCACCAGGCCTCCACTATCGCTCGTCCTCTCTCGCCCGTAGCTGGCGTGGTCGTCGCGATAGCGGGCATGCTAAAGTGCAGTCCGCTTGATATCGTCAAGCGCTGCAGCGTACCTGCGGTCCTTGGTCTAGTTAGCCACCATATTTTCGTATTTTTACTCTCTTTGTGAGGCGCGAAATGCAGCTTCCTAGATGGACGTTTGAGGACGCGTACGGCGACTTTGACGATGCGAGATTTACGGACGCGCTGTCAAATTTAGACGAAATTTTAGGCGAGATAGAGAGGCTGCTAGGCTCTGGCGGCGAGTTAAATTTGCTGATAAACGCATACGAGCGCGGATTTGAGGAGGTAAACTCCTTGCTCGCGTTTTGTCGTTGCAAATCAAGCGACGATACCAAAGACGAGCGAGCAGGCGCGGCCGAGGCAAAAATCAGAGAGAAATTTTTGCGCCTTGAGCGGACGAAAGAGATCATTTTTGAAAAGATGGACGCACTGGATCCTTTCGATACTGCGCGCCAAACGCAGGAGTTTGCGCGGATAAAGTTTCTCTACGACGAGCGCAAAAACAGCTGGCGGGCAAAATTTGACGCGAAGGAGCGTAAAATTTACGAAGATACGGCGGCTAGCAGTTTCACTCCGCTTTACGGCGTATTTAGGCATCTAAACAACCTAATCGCCGTACAGGTTACGGATAAAAACGGCGTAAAAAGCGTCTATAATCTCTCAAAATGTGCTGGCGTTTTAAAGGGCTCGCCTGATGCCGCGCTGCGAAAGAGCGTATTTGAGGGGCTAGCGGAGCATTACGCTAGGCACGCGAGCCTATACGCCGACGTTTTAAATTTGCTTCAGGGCTTTAGGCTGGGCGAATTTAGTGCAGCGGGGACGGATATTCTGACGCCTAGCCTGCAGCAAAATAAAATCAGCGAGCAGGCCGTAACGACGATGTTTGCGGCGCTGGATCAAAGAGCGGATAAAATAAGAGAGTGCGTGAGTCTGCGCGCGAAGTATTTTCCGCAGGGTAAAATTTACGCCTGCGATCTGCTCGCGCCGTCTCCCTTTGCTAGCGCTGATGATATCCCGTACGAGCGGGCGATAGAGACGATCTGTGCGGCTCTGGGCGAGGTTGGCGAGGAGATACCAAAATTTATCAAAATGATGCTAGAGAAAAACTGGATCGAGGCGCAGGTGCGCGAAAACAAAGCAGGCGGCGCGTTTTATACGAGGTTTGATAAATTTCGGCAACCGCGCGTTTTTTCTAGCTACATGGGCACGCAGGCGCATATGATCCAGCAGGCGCACGAGCTCGGACACGCGTGGCACTACTGGATCATGCGCGATCTGCCCGCGCTGCACACGCAGTTTCCTATGACGCTGGCGGAGGCTGCGAGCACATTTAACGAAGCCGTGCTGCGAAACTATCTGCGTAAAAACAGCTCGGATAAAAATTTACTTTTTGACATCTTGTGGCAGGAGCTAAAATCGGCGGCAAATTTCATGCTGCACATCGGCGTGCGGTTTGATTTTGAGATCGCTTTTTTAAAAGCTAGGCAAAAGGGCGCGGTCGGCGCGGCGCAGATAGAAGAGCTCATGCAAAAGGCGTGGCGCGGACGTTACGGCGATACGACGCAGGACGTGGAGGGCTTTTTGCCGTATTTTAAGCTGCATTTTTACAAAACCGATCAATACATCTACAACTATCCTTACGCGGTCGGCTACCTGCTATCGCAGTTTTTGCTGGGCGAGTTTAGGCGCGCGGGCGATAAATTCATCGGCGCGTACAAGGCGTTTTTGCGCGAGTGCGGCGTGATGAGCGTCGAAGAGCTATTGCAAAAGCACTTCGGCAAAGACGCGCGAACGCAGGAGTTTTGGCTTGAGTGCGTCGATAATGCGCTCGTTTACGCAGATGAGTTTAAGCGGCTCGAGGAGCAGATGGGATTTGATAAGGCGGCAAATTTGGGCGGGCAAATTTGAACCCAAATTTGATTTATTTTTGACGTCGTTTTTAAATTTAAGAGCAAAAACGTTGAGCTTTTTGCTCTTGTCGCCTATTCGTCAAATTTGATCGCCGTTTCTTGATCCTAAAAGATAAATGAGTAAGTCAAATTTAAAACTCCCTCGCAGAATTTGGCATGCGTTACAAATTTGCACTTAACTGATAACAACTATCATAACTAAGCTATTTTTTAGCTAATCTATTTTATAATAATCACAATCAAATAAACAGGAGCCCAAAATGTCAGTTTTAGTTATCGGAGCCGATGAGATAACGCCTATAAAAGCAGTCCTCAAAGACCTCGGCGCGGAAGCGATCGAGCACTGGGACGCGCGCAACGAAAACCGCGTAAATCGCAAACCGATCCCGCAAGATACCGAGTGCGTCGTGATGCTAACCAGTTTTCTAAACCACAACACGATGAAAACGATAAAAAACCAAGCCAAAAAGCGCAATATCCCGATAGTTTGCGCCAAAAGAAGCGTTAGCTGCGTGTTTAGCGAGTATTGCAAAGTCTTTGGGCTAGATAAGGAATTTGGATGCTGCAAGGTAAAAGATTAATAGATGAAATTCGGCTTTTTATCAGGTATTGGAGAAATAACTCCAAGTATTTTTTCAGGGCTTGACGCGGTAAATAAAGCCCGAATTTTTATAAATTTATACAACTGTTGCGCAGGTCGCGAGCTAAAAATCCCTCTAGTTTACGCGTATTCGGGCTTAAATTTGGAGGAAATTTTTCTAAAGCGCATCGATGATCTGTGCGAGTTTAAAAATCCTAGCCGAAGCAAAATTTCAAGCTTTTGTATCGCCTCAAACGCCGTCATCTGCGCCTATAAATCAGGTAAATTTGATGCCGTCCCGCCGGTAGCCGTCTCACCCAAGCACCCGGCCGCAAAGCTAATCGTTATGCTAAAATCCCAAAACGGAATATGTTTTGACGCGGACATAATGTTTTCTCAGTTTGTTTATGATAAAATACGCGCCAAACATTTTGATAAAAACGTTTATTTTCAAGACGGGATTATCTTTGCAGAGCAGGGCGGGCGCAAGCTTTTTGGCGTTATGCCGTGCTTTAAAGAGATAACTAAAGAGCGGTTTCATCTGGCTAACTGCGAGATCGCTAGAGGCTTTGAGGCGCTTAGCGGCGGAGAGTTTGACAGGATGTTTATCGTAGCTCCGAGAAATGCGAATTTCTCGCGCTACATCGAGGTAAGACGTGAGTGCGGATGCGGCGGATCGCTGCGACTGGTGCCCTACACGATAAGTCATCATATTTTTTAAAGGAAATTTAAATGATAGGTATCATTTTTGGAAGCAGTATGGGAAATACTGAGGAGGCGGCGAGCTTTTTAGCCGAGAATTTGGGTCTAGAAAACGAGCTTTTAAACGTAGCAAACTGCGACGCTGCCAAGCTAAACGGCTTTGATAAGCTGATTTTGGGCGTTTCGACCTGGGGTACGGGCGACTTGCAAGACGACTGGGACGCGTTTGATTTTGGCGGACTAAAACTTAGTGGCAAGACGGTTGCGATATTTGGTACCGGCGATGCCGAGAGCTACGCGGATAGCTTTTGCGGTGCGATGGGTAAGCTATACGATGAGGTCGTAAAAGCTGGTGCAAATGTCGTGGGCGCAGTGTCCGTGGACGGATATAAATTTGACGAGTCAGAAGCCGTAAGAGACGGTAAATTCGTCGGTCTGCCTCTTGATGCGGACAACGAAAGCGAAAAAACCGAGCCTAGAATCAGCGCTTGGATAGAGCAGATCAAACCTCATTTTGCTTAAAATTTAATACTTCAAGTCGGGCTTTTTGCCCGATTTTTAACCCCAAACAAACTCAATCTAATCACTAAAATCGAATCTCTAAAATTTCAGTTTTCTTTAAAATCTTAAAGGTAGAATTAAATTTATTTTTTAAATTTAGGAGAAAATATGGCGTATCAAGAGGAGTATTGGCAAAATTTTTATGAAAAAGCATGGGCGACAAGGGCTAAATTTATGGATGAGTGCCTAAAAAATGGACTCAATAGCTATCAAGCCGTAAAAATGCTGGAAAAAAAAGAGCGGCTAAGTGAGCTAAGTTTGGATAACGTTACAAACGAAATGGTTTGGGAGAAGCGAAAGCTTTTTAGCACGAATGTTTTAAGATTCGTCGAAATCCCTATTGCCAGGCTTAGCACTAGACAGGGGGCTGAGCTAATCGTACCTTTTCACTCGTCGTTTAACTTCTATGACATGCTGATCGATATCATCGACGAGACGGGGCCATATGATAGTATCGTGGAGCTTGGCTGCGGATACGGTCGAAATTTGATTGAAATTTTTTATAGAGGCGGGCCGACGGATGTGCGGTATTTTGGCGGAGAATTTACGCAAAGCGGCGTGGAAATCGCTAGCAAACTAGCAGCTGCGACGCCTAAAATGAATGCTAAGTTTTTCCATTTTAATCACCTAGAGCCTAGTCTTGAAGGGTTAGATTTGGGTAAAAAGGCCTTTGTTTTCACCTGCCACTCTATCGAGCAGGTTAAGGAGATCCCGCCGCATTGGTTTGACGTAGTGGCAAACGCTGCTGACTTCGTGCGCTGCGCTCATCTAGAGCCGTTTGGATTTCAGATAGAAGGAGCAAACGATGCCGTTAGCGAAAGACAAAGGGGGTTTTTTAAAACTCAAGGTTGGAACGTAAATTTTGCCGAGACCTTCTTTAATGCCGCCAGACGAAACGTTATCGCTATAGACGATGCGATCGCCGATATCGGACTCTCTCAAGATCCTATGAATCCAGGCTCGCTAGCATTTTGGCATACAAATAAGTAGATGATCAGCTAAAAATTAACCAAAGCTACCGCTCTTGCGGTTGCGTTATTTGGCCATCGGCTTAGTAAATTTACGTAAATGCAAATTTAAATCAAGCCGTGGCTAATAAAAATTTAGCTAAAATCATGCCGAATTTATGTTAAAAATAAGGAGAAAATATGCCTCTACTAGATAGTTTTTGCGTCGATCACGTGAGGATGAACGCGCCCGGCGTGCGCCTGGCAAAGACGATGAAAACGCCAAAAGGCGATGATATAAGCGTGTTTGATTTGCGTTTTTGCAAGCCAAACGAGGAAATTTTGCCAGAAAAAGGCATCCATACGCTAGAGCACCTATTTGCGGGCTTTATGCGCGATCACCTAAACGGCGCAAATGCCGAGATCATCGATATCTCGCCGATGGGTTGCAGGACGGGCTTTTATATGAGCGTGGTCGGCGTGCCTAGCGAGGAGGCGGTCAAGGCCGCGTGGACGGCGTCGATGAAGGATATCCTAGGCGTCAAAAACCAAGAAGACATCCCCGAACTAAACAAGTATCAGTGCGGTACGTACAAAATGCACTCGCTAGACGAAGCGCATGCGATCGCGAGTAAAATTTTAGAGCGCGGACTAGTCACGATAGATAACGAAGAGATCGCGCTAGACGTCGCTGCAATGGGGCTTAAAAAGCACTGATTGATCTTTAAATTTAGCCGCCGTTTGCGCGGCTTTTACTCGCGCGGCAAATTTGAGCAAATTTCAAATTTGGCTAGGTTTGCCGTTTTCTTGCTTCAAATTTTACTTTTTTAATATACAAAACCCGCTTCGTAATAAAATATAGCGATGTAATTTTAAGCCGTAAATTTATAAAATTACATTAATAATTTTTCTTAAGGAAGTGCGATGAAAAGTTTTAAATTTGTTTTGATCGCGGCCTGTGCGGCGGCGATAGGCTTAAACGCCGAGGTTTTGACAAAGACGACCGATATATCGCTAGGCGGTAAAAAGGTCGGCAAGATCGAGGTTTTAACGCCGGTCGAGGTCGTCTCCAAAGAGGGCGCAAAGGCTAAAATCAAGGTAAAAGGCGCCGTTTCGGCAAACTACCTGGCTCAGATACAGCGTAGCGTCAAAAATACCGAGATTTTCACGGTTTTTGATGCCGAGAGCGAGGCGAATTTTAAGAAAATAAAAGAGGTCGGGGACGACTACGGCGAGCTTTGGTATGAGGTCGAGGGCACGTACGAAGTCGCCGCAGACGCGCTAGGTAGCGACGCAAACGCGCTATACAAACAGGCTCAGCAAAAGTACGAGGAGACCTGCTCGGCGTGCCACCGTTTGCACGAGCCAAACAGTTTTACGGCGGCTCAGTGGCCGGCAAATTTACAGTCGATGATCGATACGAACTACGTCTCGCTAGAGGAGACGGAGCTAAATTTGATCGTTAAATACCTGCAGCATAACGCAAAAGATGCAGAATAGGGCTCTGCGCGTTTAGCTAAATTTGCTCGTCGCTTGAAGCGTAAATTTTAGCGACGTTTGTTCTTTAAATTTAGATTTTTGGGATTTTATACTTTTACGGCGGCAAATTTGATGCTAATAGAGCTTAAATTTGCCTGCATCTTGTTCGCCGCACAACCACGTTAATAATATATGGGCGAGCACAAAATATGGTTTTAAAAAGCAAATAAGGGAAAAAGTTGCCTGACCGCGCAGATGCTGCAAGCATAGGCGTGCTTTGGGCGAGTATAGGGAGTGCTTGCGCTCCCGCTCACGGCAGGGCTTTGCTCCTGCGAGAATTAAAATAAGGGAGAAACCGATGAAAAGACGAGATTTCATCAAATTTTCGGCCTTGGCGGCTACGGCTGCGCAGGCTAGCAGGATAGAAGGCGTTACGCAGACGATTTTCGATAACAAAAAGGTATTCGGCGCGAACAGATTCGGGCTTTTTTGGGCAAATACCAACTCAAATCAGATAGTTTCCGTTAGCGATTTTGAGGGCGATAAATTCCCTAATACGATGAATTACAGCCTGCCTGATTGCGTGCAAAACGAGGCTCGCGTGCTATATCCGATGGTGCGCAAAAGCTATCTAAAAGCAAAGGGCGCGGCTAAATCCGAACTG
Coding sequences within it:
- a CDS encoding cytochrome c-type protein TorY; its protein translation is MKSFKFVLIAACAAAIGLNAEVLTKTTDISLGGKKVGKIEVLTPVEVVSKEGAKAKIKVKGAVSANYLAQIQRSVKNTEIFTVFDAESEANFKKIKEVGDDYGELWYEVEGTYEVAADALGSDANALYKQAQQKYEETCSACHRLHEPNSFTAAQWPANLQSMIDTNYVSLEETELNLIVKYLQHNAKDAE
- the fldA gene encoding flavodoxin FldA, which codes for MIGIIFGSSMGNTEEAASFLAENLGLENELLNVANCDAAKLNGFDKLILGVSTWGTGDLQDDWDAFDFGGLKLSGKTVAIFGTGDAESYADSFCGAMGKLYDEVVKAGANVVGAVSVDGYKFDESEAVRDGKFVGLPLDADNESEKTEPRISAWIEQIKPHFA
- the dcuC gene encoding C4-dicarboxylate transporter DcuC, with amino-acid sequence MAAAGIIIGTVVLFIVGWAIVRGKYAPLVLFLSGVFMLICSVALGTGSFMPKQAVATGNAYLNIIEFIRYMFSNRFANLGLIIMFMVGFASYMTHIGANHAFVSIATKRFARIKNPYVMVFVAFAVAKLISMVITSAVGLGVLCLALLGPVLISLGLNKLTVGSICAMSGAASMVLIGASTAAAAKATQLSILDYVFVYKIPAALPTSIVMGIALVFWNRYLDKKEGWVCSEHVGEVMEFDGAVQNPQTAAPKIYAILPFLPMILVVVFSQYCIASIKLDISAIIILSVVIAMLFEAVRHRSKFDPIAEGVKVFFQAMGKSLSGVVILIIAAGIFAEGFKALGMLDSIVKLANSLGFGGFGMSVLFVVITTLVTIISGSNGASFYPLIEMVPHIAAKLNVSSVMLVLPMHQASTIARPLSPVAGVVVAIAGMLKCSPLDIVKRCSVPAVLGLVSHHIFVFLLSL
- a CDS encoding M3 family metallopeptidase: MQLPRWTFEDAYGDFDDARFTDALSNLDEILGEIERLLGSGGELNLLINAYERGFEEVNSLLAFCRCKSSDDTKDERAGAAEAKIREKFLRLERTKEIIFEKMDALDPFDTARQTQEFARIKFLYDERKNSWRAKFDAKERKIYEDTAASSFTPLYGVFRHLNNLIAVQVTDKNGVKSVYNLSKCAGVLKGSPDAALRKSVFEGLAEHYARHASLYADVLNLLQGFRLGEFSAAGTDILTPSLQQNKISEQAVTTMFAALDQRADKIRECVSLRAKYFPQGKIYACDLLAPSPFASADDIPYERAIETICAALGEVGEEIPKFIKMMLEKNWIEAQVRENKAGGAFYTRFDKFRQPRVFSSYMGTQAHMIQQAHELGHAWHYWIMRDLPALHTQFPMTLAEAASTFNEAVLRNYLRKNSSDKNLLFDILWQELKSAANFMLHIGVRFDFEIAFLKARQKGAVGAAQIEELMQKAWRGRYGDTTQDVEGFLPYFKLHFYKTDQYIYNYPYAVGYLLSQFLLGEFRRAGDKFIGAYKAFLRECGVMSVEELLQKHFGKDARTQEFWLECVDNALVYADEFKRLEEQMGFDKAANLGGQI
- a CDS encoding DUF2325 domain-containing protein; this translates as MSVLVIGADEITPIKAVLKDLGAEAIEHWDARNENRVNRKPIPQDTECVVMLTSFLNHNTMKTIKNQAKKRNIPIVCAKRSVSCVFSEYCKVFGLDKEFGCCKVKD
- the luxS gene encoding S-ribosylhomocysteine lyase encodes the protein MPLLDSFCVDHVRMNAPGVRLAKTMKTPKGDDISVFDLRFCKPNEEILPEKGIHTLEHLFAGFMRDHLNGANAEIIDISPMGCRTGFYMSVVGVPSEEAVKAAWTASMKDILGVKNQEDIPELNKYQCGTYKMHSLDEAHAIASKILERGLVTIDNEEIALDVAAMGLKKH